A region from the Acanthochromis polyacanthus isolate Apoly-LR-REF ecotype Palm Island chromosome 23, KAUST_Apoly_ChrSc, whole genome shotgun sequence genome encodes:
- the pik3c3 gene encoding phosphatidylinositol 3-kinase catalytic subunit type 3 — protein sequence MDTDKFNYVYSCDMDINVQLKIGSLEGKREQRSYKALLEDPMLRFSGLYQENCSDLYVTCQVFAEGKPLALPVRTSYKAFSTRWNWNEWLRLPVKYPDLPQSAQVALTVWDIYGPGRAVPVGGTTVTLFGKYGMFRQGMHDLKVWPGVEGDGGEPTTTPGRTSSSLAEDQMGRLAKLTKAHRQGHMVKVDWLDRLTFREIEMINESEKRSSNFMYLMVEFPRVKTNDKEYSIVYYEKDGEDASPVLTSCDIVKVPDPQMGMENLVESKHHKLARSLRSGPSDHDLKPNAATRDQLNIIVSYPPTKQLSSEEQDLVWKFRYYLTTQEKALTKFLKCVNWDLPQEAKQALELLGKWRPMDVEDSLELLSSHFTNPTVRRYAVARLQQADDEDLLMYLLQLVQALKYENFSDIQGGLEPGSKRDSQGLSDDSTLDSSQILSGSSGSSTAPQKGKEGADSENLEQDLCTFLISRACKNSTLANYLYWYVIVECEDQDTQQRDPKTHEMYLNVMRRFSQALLKGDKSVRVMRSLLAAQQTFVDRLVQLMKAVQRESGNRKKKTERLQALLADNEKVNLSEIEPIPLPLEPQIRIRGIVPETATLFKSALMPAKLIFKAEDGAMYPVIFKHGDDLRQDQLILQIISLMDKLLRKENLDLKLTPYKVLATSTKHGFMQFVQSVPVAEVLATEGNIQSFFRKHAPSEKGPYGISSEVMDTYVKSCAGYCVITYILGVGDRHLDNLLLTKTGKLFHIDFGYILGRDPKPLPPPMKLSKEMVEGMGGMQSEQYQEFRKQCYTAFLHLRRYSNLILNLFSLMVDANIPDIALEPDKTVKKVQDKFRLDLSDEEAVHYMQSLIDESVGALFAAVVEQIHKFAQYWRR from the exons ATGGACACTGATAAATTCAACTATGTTTACAGCTGTGACATGGACATCAACGTTCAACTTAAGAT AGGGAGTTTAGAAGGAAAGCGAGAGCAGAGGAGCTACAAAGCGCTGCTCGAAGACCCGATGCTGCGGTTCTCTGGCCTCTACCAGGAGAACTGCTCAGACCTTTATGTTACCTGTCAGGTGTTTGCTGAAGGGAAGCCTCTTGCTTTGCCTGTTCGCACCTCGTACAAAGCATTCAGCACACGTTGGAA CTGGAACGAGTGGCTGCGGCTGCCAGTCAAGTACCCAGACCTTCCCCAAAGTGCTCAGGTTGCTCTCACAGTGTGGGACATCTATGGGCCCGGAAGAGCCGTCCCCGTTGGAGGAACTACTGTCACCCTGTTCGGCAAATATGG TATGTTCCGACAAGGGATGCATGACCTGAAGGTTTGGCCGGGCGTGGAGGGGGATGGAGGGGAGCCCACCACCACACCAGGACGCACCAGCAGCAGTCTGGCAGAGGACCAGATGGGCAGACTAGCCAAG CTGACGAAGGCTCATCGACAAGGCCACATGGTGAAGGTGGACTGGCTGGACCGGCTGACCTTCAGAGAGATCGAGATGATCAACGAG agtgagAAGCGCAGCTCTAACTTCATGTACCTCATGGTGGAGTTTCCTCGTGTCAAAACAAACGACAAGGAATACAGCATTGTCTACTATGAAAAG GATGGCGAGGACGCCTCGCCTGTTCTTACCAGCTGCGACATTGTCAAAGTCCCTGATCCACAGATGGGGATG GAGAATCTGGTTGAGAGCAAGCATCACAAACTGGCTCGTAGCCTTCGGAGTGGGCCCTCGGATCACGACCTGAAGCCCAACGCCGCCACACGCGACCAGCTCAAT ATCATCGTGAGCTACCCTCCCACCAAGCAGCTGAGCTCTGAAGAACAGGACCTGGTGTGGAAGTTCAGATACTACCTAACCACACAGGAGAAG GCTTTGACAAAGTTCCTGAAGTGTGTGAACTGGGATCTGCCCCAGGAGGCCAAGCAGGCTCTGGAGCTGCTGGGGAAGTGGAGGCCCATGGATGTGGAGGATTCCCTGGAGCTGCTGTCGTCTCATTTCACCAACCCTACAGTGAGACGCTACGCCGTGGCACGGCTGCAGCAGGCCGACGATGAG GACCTGCTGATGTACCTTCTGCAGCTGGTGCAGGCGCTCAAATATGAGAACTTCAGCGATATTCAGGGAGGCTTAGAGCCAGGCAGCAAGAGAGACAGCCAAGGACTTTCAGATGACTCCACACTGGACAG CTCCCAGATCCTTTCCGGCTCATCGGGATCATCCACTGCGCCACAGAAAGGCAAGGAAGGAGCCGACAGTGAGAATctagag CAAGACCTGTGCACGTTCCTCATCTCCCGCGCTTGCAAGAACTCAACGCTTGCCAACTACTTGTACTG GTACGTGATTGTGGAGTGTGAGGATCAGGACACCCAACAGAGAGATCCTAAGACCCATGAGATGTACCTGAACGTCATGAGGAGGTTCAGCCAGGCTTTACTCAAG GGTGATAAGAGTGTGAGGGTGATGCGGTCGCTCTTGGCTGCCCAACAAACATTTGTAGACAGACTGGTGCAGCTGATGAAAGCCGTCCAAAGAGAGAGTGGAAATCGCAAGAAGAAG ACGGAGCGTTTGCAGGCTCTGCTGGCTGACAACGAGAAGGTGAATCTCTCAGAGATCGAGCCAATTCCTCTTCCTCTGGAGCCTCAGATCAGGATCAGAGGCATCGTCCCAGAGACAGCGACGCTCTTCAAG AGTGCTCTGATGCCAGCCAAGCTGATCTTCAAGGCCGAGGATGGAGCCATGTACCCAGTAATCTTCAAACATGGAGACGACCTGAGACAAGACCAGCTCATCCTGCAGATCATCTCGCTCATGGACAAA CTGTTAAGGAAAGAGAATTTGGACCTGAAGTTGACACCCTACAAAGTTCTGGCCACCAGCACCAAGCACG GTTTTATGCAGTTTGTGCAGTCGGTTCCTGTCGCTGAAGTCCTGGCTACTGAAGGCAACATCCAG AGCTTCTTCAGGAAACATGCACCGAGTGAAAAAGGTCCCTACGGCATCAGCTCGGAGGTGATGGACACCTACGTCAAGAGCTGTG CTGGTTACTGCGTCATCACCTACATCCTGGGAGTTGGAGACAGACACCTGGACAACCTGCTGCTGACAAAAACTG GGAAGCTCTTCCACATCGACTTCGGCTACATCCTGGGCCGAGACCCCAAACCGCTGCCTCCGCCCATGAAGCTGAGTAAAGAGATGGTGGAGGGGATGGGAGGGATGCAGAGCGAGCAGTACCAGGAGTTCAGGAAGCAGTGCTACACCGCCTTCCTTCACCTGAGGAG ATACTCCAACCTGATCCTGAATCTGTTCTCTCTCATGGTGGACGCCAATATTCCTGACATTGCTCTGGAGCCTGACAAGACTGTTAAGAag GTGCAGGATAAGTTCAGATTGGACCTGTCGGATGAGGAGGCGGTCCACTACATGCAGAGCCTGATAGATGAGAGTGTGGGagctttgtttgctgctgtggTCGAGCAGATACACAAATTTGCACAG TATTGGCGTAGATGA